The following proteins are co-located in the Rhodococcus opacus B4 genome:
- a CDS encoding MCE family protein: MTKAPGIKLLIFVLVTSLTGFGVATVVGNMRFGSTNTYQAVFANASGLGNGEDVKVGGVPMGKVKGVELAADGTAVVSFSLSTERPLTEGTTARIKYKNLIGDRYVELSNGPGAIGALDGPIPLQQTTPALDLDQVVNGFRPLLQGLDPDQTNQLSASLIEVLNGQEASIGRLVSQIGSLSNTLADRDQAIGQVVSNFNTVVGTVNDRGDQFSTLIDQLQRLVAGLDGDRDLITNSLVNIDRVTDSLSSVLDQNRPAIAQDVVALGDLAGNLNANTDTLNMVLSTLPENYRLISRVAGYGSFVNFFVCGLAIKYASGPGPGGVTPMFKAPAERCQ, translated from the coding sequence ATGACGAAGGCACCCGGAATCAAGTTGCTGATCTTCGTCCTGGTCACCTCGTTGACGGGATTCGGTGTGGCGACGGTGGTGGGGAACATGCGCTTCGGTAGCACCAACACGTATCAGGCCGTCTTCGCGAACGCGTCCGGCCTGGGCAACGGCGAGGACGTCAAGGTCGGTGGTGTCCCGATGGGCAAGGTGAAAGGGGTGGAGTTGGCCGCGGACGGCACCGCGGTGGTGTCGTTCTCCCTGTCCACCGAGCGCCCGCTGACGGAGGGGACCACGGCGCGGATCAAGTACAAGAACCTGATCGGTGACCGTTACGTGGAGTTGTCGAACGGACCGGGTGCCATCGGTGCACTCGACGGCCCGATTCCACTCCAGCAGACCACCCCGGCACTCGACCTCGACCAGGTGGTCAACGGGTTCCGGCCTCTCCTGCAGGGGCTCGACCCGGACCAGACCAATCAACTGTCCGCTTCCCTGATCGAGGTACTCAACGGCCAGGAAGCAAGCATCGGGCGTCTGGTGAGTCAGATCGGGTCCCTGAGCAACACGCTGGCCGACCGGGATCAGGCGATCGGCCAGGTGGTGAGCAACTTCAACACAGTCGTCGGGACCGTGAACGATCGCGGTGACCAGTTCTCGACGCTCATCGATCAGCTTCAGCGGCTGGTCGCGGGCCTAGACGGCGATCGTGATCTGATCACCAACTCCCTGGTGAACATCGACCGCGTCACCGACAGTCTCTCGAGTGTGCTCGACCAGAACCGGCCGGCGATCGCGCAGGACGTCGTCGCATTGGGTGATCTCGCGGGCAACCTCAACGCCAACACCGACACCCTGAACATGGTGCTCTCCACGCTTCCCGAGAACTACCGCCTCATCAGCCGCGTCGCGGGCTACGGCAGTTTCGTGAACTTCTTCGTCTGCGGTCTCGCGATCAAGTACGCGTCCGGGCCCGGTCCCGGCGGCGTCACACCGATGTTCAAGGCCCCCGCAGAAAGGTGCCAGTGA